In Canis aureus isolate CA01 chromosome 12, VMU_Caureus_v.1.0, whole genome shotgun sequence, a genomic segment contains:
- the PTCD3 gene encoding small ribosomal subunit protein mS39 isoform X2: protein MAAAATSRWLGFRCRLCLKLRGQRASPCGQIPCCRTFIFCRFYSGSATLPKVEGTNITGIEEVVIPRKKTWDKVAVLQALASTVSRDPTAAPYAFQDDPYLIPASSMESRLFLLAKKSGENAAKFIINLHPKYFQKDIAEPHIPCLMPEYFEPQIEDISEAALKERIKLKKVKASVDMFDQLLQAGTTVSLETSNSLLDLLCYYGDREPSTDNHFQQSGKSEELEEDTGENDKKSKKADDQFGVTWRAKNNAERIFALIPEKNSYSYCTMIRGMVKHRALMQALNLYAELLNNRFKADVYTFNALIEATALNMNEKSEDKWNNILELLKQMAAQKVKPNLQTFNTILKCLRRFQAFGRLPALQTFREMKAIGIEPSLATYHHVIQLFYHHENPSKGSSRIIYDIMNEITGQKFTPKDPDDDMFFQSAMRVCSFLRDLELAYQVHGLLNTGDNWKFIGPDHRRNFYYSKFFSLLCLMEQIDVTLKWYKDLVPSVFFPRSQTLIDLLQALDVANRLEVIPQIWKDSKEYGHTFRSDLKEEILMLMARDQHPPELQVAFADCAADIKFTYESQDARQTAPDWPANSLNCIAVLFLRAGRTQEAWKMLGLFRKHNKIPGNKLLNEFMDSAKASNSPAQAIEVVKLAGAFSLPICEGLTQRVMADFAISQEQKEALGNLTSLTSDSDSDSDISEGI, encoded by the exons ATGGCGGCAGCAGCGACCAGTCGCTGGCTGGGGTTCCGCTGCAGGCTTTGCCTGAAGCTGAGGGGTCAGCGGGCAAGTCCGTGTGGACAGATTCCCTGCTGCAG gacttttattttttgcagattttattcTGGAAGTGCAACCCTCCCAAAGGTTGAAGGAACTAATATAAcag ggATTGAAGAAGTGGTCAttccaagaaagaaaacttg GGATAAAGTGGCTGTTCTTCAAGCACTTGCATCCACAGTGAGTAGG GACCCCACAGCTGCCCCTTACGCATTTCAGGATGATCCTTACCTCATACCAGCATCCTCTATGGAATCT CGTTTGTTTTTACTGGCAAAGAAGTCTGGAGAGAACGCAGCAaagtttattattaatttacaTCCCAAATATTTTCAGAAGGACATAGCTGAACCTCATATACCG TGTTTAATGCCCGAGTACTTTGAACCTCAGATTGAAGATATAAGCGAAGCAGCCTTGAAGGAAAGAATCAAGCTCAAAAAAGTCAAAGCCTCTGTGGACATGTTTGATCAACTCTTGCAAGCAG GAACCACTGTATCTTTGGAAACAAGTAACAGTCTCTTGGACTTACTGTGTTATTATGGTGACCGGGAGCCCTCAACTGATAATCATTTTCAGCAAAGTGGAAAATCAGAGGAGCTG GAAGAGGACACAGGAGAAAATGATAAGAAATCTAAGAAGGCTGATGATCAGTTTGGAGTCACATGGAG GGCAAAAAACAATGCTGAGAGAATCTTTGCTCTAATCCCAGAAAAAAACTCCTATTCCTACTGCACAATGATCCGAGGAATGGTGAAG CACCGAGCTCTTATGCAGGCATTAAACTTGTATGCTGAATTATTAAACAACAGATTCAAGG CTGATGTGTACACCTTCAATGCACTGATTGAAGCAACAGCATTGAATATGAATGAGAAATCAGAGGACAAATGGAATAATATACTG GAGCTCCTAAAACAAATGGCTGCACAGAAGGTGAAACCAAATCTGCAAACATTTAATACTATTCTGAAATGCCTCCGAAGATTTCAGGCATTTGGAAGATTGCCAGCCTTACAGACCTTTCGTGAAATGAAAGCCATCGGAATAG AACCCTCGCTGGCAACATACCACCATGTTATCCAGTTGTTTTATCACCATG AAAACCCTTCAAAAGGATCATCCCGCATCATCTATGATATTATGAATGAAATAACAGGACAGAAATTTACCCCAAAGGACCCAGATGACG atatgtTTTTTCAGTCGGCCATGAGAGTT TGCTCATTTCTCAGAGATCTAGAACTTGCTTATCAAGTACATGGCCTTTTAAACACTGGAGACAACTGGAAATTCATTGGACCAGATCATCGGCGTAATTTCTATTA TTCTAAGTTTTTCAGTTTGCTTTGTCTCATGGAACAAATTGATGTCACCTTGAAGTGGTATAAGGACCTGGTACCTTCC GTATTCTTTCCCCGTTCCCAAACTTTGATAGATCTTCTCCAAGCATTGGATGTGGCCAACCGACTAGAAGTGATTCCTCAAATTTGGAAAG aTAGTAAAGAATATGGTCACACTTTTCGCAGTGACCTCAAAGAAGAGATTCTGATGCTCATGGCGAGGGATCAGCACCCACCAGAG CTTCAGGTGGCGTTTGCAGACTGTGCCGCAGATATCAAATTCACTTACGAGAGCCAGGATGCCAGACAGACTGCTCCTGATTGGCCAGCCAACTCTCTGAACTGTATAGCTGTCCTCTTTTTAAGGGCTGGGAGAACCCAGGAAGCCTG GAAAATGTTGGGGCTTTTCAGGAAGCATAATAAGATCCCTGG aaataAGTTGCTGAATGAGTTTATGGATTCTGCAAAAGCATCCAACAGTCCTGCCCAGGCCATTGAGGTAGTGAAGCTGGCAGGTGCCTTCAGCTTGCCTATTTGTGAAGGCCTCACCCAGAGAGTGATGGCTGACTTTGCAATCAGCCAGGAACAAAA GGAAGCCCTGGGAAACCTAACGTCACTGACCAGTGACAGCGACAGCGACAGTGACATCAGTGAAGGCATATAA
- the PTCD3 gene encoding small ribosomal subunit protein mS39 isoform X3 → MAAAATSRWLGFRCRLCLKLRGQRASPCGQIPCCRFYSGSATLPKVEGTNITGIEEVVIPRKKTWDKVAVLQALASTVSRDPTAAPYAFQDDPYLIPASSMESRLFLLAKKSGENAAKFIINLHPKYFQKDIAEPHIPCLMPEYFEPQIEDISEAALKERIKLKKVKASVDMFDQLLQAGTTVSLETSNSLLDLLCYYGDREPSTDNHFQQSGKSEELEEDTGENDKKSKKADDQFGVTWRAKNNAERIFALIPEKNSYSYCTMIRGMVKHRALMQALNLYAELLNNRFKADVYTFNALIEATALNMNEKSEDKWNNILELLKQMAAQKVKPNLQTFNTILKCLRRFQAFGRLPALQTFREMKAIGIEPSLATYHHVIQLFYHHENPSKGSSRIIYDIMNEITGQKFTPKDPDDDMFFQSAMRVCSFLRDLELAYQVHGLLNTGDNWKFIGPDHRRNFYYSKFFSLLCLMEQIDVTLKWYKDLVPSVFFPRSQTLIDLLQALDVANRLEVIPQIWKDSKEYGHTFRSDLKEEILMLMARDQHPPELQVAFADCAADIKFTYESQDARQTAPDWPANSLNCIAVLFLRAGRTQEAWKMLGLFRKHNKIPGNKLLNEFMDSAKASNSPAQAIEVVKLAGAFSLPICEGLTQRVMADFAISQEQKEALGNLTSLTSDSDSDSDISEGI, encoded by the exons ATGGCGGCAGCAGCGACCAGTCGCTGGCTGGGGTTCCGCTGCAGGCTTTGCCTGAAGCTGAGGGGTCAGCGGGCAAGTCCGTGTGGACAGATTCCCTGCTGCAG attttattcTGGAAGTGCAACCCTCCCAAAGGTTGAAGGAACTAATATAAcag ggATTGAAGAAGTGGTCAttccaagaaagaaaacttg GGATAAAGTGGCTGTTCTTCAAGCACTTGCATCCACAGTGAGTAGG GACCCCACAGCTGCCCCTTACGCATTTCAGGATGATCCTTACCTCATACCAGCATCCTCTATGGAATCT CGTTTGTTTTTACTGGCAAAGAAGTCTGGAGAGAACGCAGCAaagtttattattaatttacaTCCCAAATATTTTCAGAAGGACATAGCTGAACCTCATATACCG TGTTTAATGCCCGAGTACTTTGAACCTCAGATTGAAGATATAAGCGAAGCAGCCTTGAAGGAAAGAATCAAGCTCAAAAAAGTCAAAGCCTCTGTGGACATGTTTGATCAACTCTTGCAAGCAG GAACCACTGTATCTTTGGAAACAAGTAACAGTCTCTTGGACTTACTGTGTTATTATGGTGACCGGGAGCCCTCAACTGATAATCATTTTCAGCAAAGTGGAAAATCAGAGGAGCTG GAAGAGGACACAGGAGAAAATGATAAGAAATCTAAGAAGGCTGATGATCAGTTTGGAGTCACATGGAG GGCAAAAAACAATGCTGAGAGAATCTTTGCTCTAATCCCAGAAAAAAACTCCTATTCCTACTGCACAATGATCCGAGGAATGGTGAAG CACCGAGCTCTTATGCAGGCATTAAACTTGTATGCTGAATTATTAAACAACAGATTCAAGG CTGATGTGTACACCTTCAATGCACTGATTGAAGCAACAGCATTGAATATGAATGAGAAATCAGAGGACAAATGGAATAATATACTG GAGCTCCTAAAACAAATGGCTGCACAGAAGGTGAAACCAAATCTGCAAACATTTAATACTATTCTGAAATGCCTCCGAAGATTTCAGGCATTTGGAAGATTGCCAGCCTTACAGACCTTTCGTGAAATGAAAGCCATCGGAATAG AACCCTCGCTGGCAACATACCACCATGTTATCCAGTTGTTTTATCACCATG AAAACCCTTCAAAAGGATCATCCCGCATCATCTATGATATTATGAATGAAATAACAGGACAGAAATTTACCCCAAAGGACCCAGATGACG atatgtTTTTTCAGTCGGCCATGAGAGTT TGCTCATTTCTCAGAGATCTAGAACTTGCTTATCAAGTACATGGCCTTTTAAACACTGGAGACAACTGGAAATTCATTGGACCAGATCATCGGCGTAATTTCTATTA TTCTAAGTTTTTCAGTTTGCTTTGTCTCATGGAACAAATTGATGTCACCTTGAAGTGGTATAAGGACCTGGTACCTTCC GTATTCTTTCCCCGTTCCCAAACTTTGATAGATCTTCTCCAAGCATTGGATGTGGCCAACCGACTAGAAGTGATTCCTCAAATTTGGAAAG aTAGTAAAGAATATGGTCACACTTTTCGCAGTGACCTCAAAGAAGAGATTCTGATGCTCATGGCGAGGGATCAGCACCCACCAGAG CTTCAGGTGGCGTTTGCAGACTGTGCCGCAGATATCAAATTCACTTACGAGAGCCAGGATGCCAGACAGACTGCTCCTGATTGGCCAGCCAACTCTCTGAACTGTATAGCTGTCCTCTTTTTAAGGGCTGGGAGAACCCAGGAAGCCTG GAAAATGTTGGGGCTTTTCAGGAAGCATAATAAGATCCCTGG aaataAGTTGCTGAATGAGTTTATGGATTCTGCAAAAGCATCCAACAGTCCTGCCCAGGCCATTGAGGTAGTGAAGCTGGCAGGTGCCTTCAGCTTGCCTATTTGTGAAGGCCTCACCCAGAGAGTGATGGCTGACTTTGCAATCAGCCAGGAACAAAA GGAAGCCCTGGGAAACCTAACGTCACTGACCAGTGACAGCGACAGCGACAGTGACATCAGTGAAGGCATATAA
- the PTCD3 gene encoding small ribosomal subunit protein mS39 isoform X4 has product MESRLFLLAKKSGENAAKFIINLHPKYFQKDIAEPHIPCLMPEYFEPQIEDISEAALKERIKLKKVKASVDMFDQLLQAGTTVSLETSNSLLDLLCYYGDREPSTDNHFQQSGKSEELEEDTGENDKKSKKADDQFGVTWRAKNNAERIFALIPEKNSYSYCTMIRGMVKHRALMQALNLYAELLNNRFKADVYTFNALIEATALNMNEKSEDKWNNILELLKQMAAQKVKPNLQTFNTILKCLRRFQAFGRLPALQTFREMKAIGIEPSLATYHHVIQLFYHHENPSKGSSRIIYDIMNEITGQKFTPKDPDDDMFFQSAMRVCSFLRDLELAYQVHGLLNTGDNWKFIGPDHRRNFYYSKFFSLLCLMEQIDVTLKWYKDLVPSVFFPRSQTLIDLLQALDVANRLEVIPQIWKDSKEYGHTFRSDLKEEILMLMARDQHPPELQVAFADCAADIKFTYESQDARQTAPDWPANSLNCIAVLFLRAGRTQEAWKMLGLFRKHNKIPGNKLLNEFMDSAKASNSPAQAIEVVKLAGAFSLPICEGLTQRVMADFAISQEQKEALGNLTSLTSDSDSDSDISEGI; this is encoded by the exons ATGGAATCT CGTTTGTTTTTACTGGCAAAGAAGTCTGGAGAGAACGCAGCAaagtttattattaatttacaTCCCAAATATTTTCAGAAGGACATAGCTGAACCTCATATACCG TGTTTAATGCCCGAGTACTTTGAACCTCAGATTGAAGATATAAGCGAAGCAGCCTTGAAGGAAAGAATCAAGCTCAAAAAAGTCAAAGCCTCTGTGGACATGTTTGATCAACTCTTGCAAGCAG GAACCACTGTATCTTTGGAAACAAGTAACAGTCTCTTGGACTTACTGTGTTATTATGGTGACCGGGAGCCCTCAACTGATAATCATTTTCAGCAAAGTGGAAAATCAGAGGAGCTG GAAGAGGACACAGGAGAAAATGATAAGAAATCTAAGAAGGCTGATGATCAGTTTGGAGTCACATGGAG GGCAAAAAACAATGCTGAGAGAATCTTTGCTCTAATCCCAGAAAAAAACTCCTATTCCTACTGCACAATGATCCGAGGAATGGTGAAG CACCGAGCTCTTATGCAGGCATTAAACTTGTATGCTGAATTATTAAACAACAGATTCAAGG CTGATGTGTACACCTTCAATGCACTGATTGAAGCAACAGCATTGAATATGAATGAGAAATCAGAGGACAAATGGAATAATATACTG GAGCTCCTAAAACAAATGGCTGCACAGAAGGTGAAACCAAATCTGCAAACATTTAATACTATTCTGAAATGCCTCCGAAGATTTCAGGCATTTGGAAGATTGCCAGCCTTACAGACCTTTCGTGAAATGAAAGCCATCGGAATAG AACCCTCGCTGGCAACATACCACCATGTTATCCAGTTGTTTTATCACCATG AAAACCCTTCAAAAGGATCATCCCGCATCATCTATGATATTATGAATGAAATAACAGGACAGAAATTTACCCCAAAGGACCCAGATGACG atatgtTTTTTCAGTCGGCCATGAGAGTT TGCTCATTTCTCAGAGATCTAGAACTTGCTTATCAAGTACATGGCCTTTTAAACACTGGAGACAACTGGAAATTCATTGGACCAGATCATCGGCGTAATTTCTATTA TTCTAAGTTTTTCAGTTTGCTTTGTCTCATGGAACAAATTGATGTCACCTTGAAGTGGTATAAGGACCTGGTACCTTCC GTATTCTTTCCCCGTTCCCAAACTTTGATAGATCTTCTCCAAGCATTGGATGTGGCCAACCGACTAGAAGTGATTCCTCAAATTTGGAAAG aTAGTAAAGAATATGGTCACACTTTTCGCAGTGACCTCAAAGAAGAGATTCTGATGCTCATGGCGAGGGATCAGCACCCACCAGAG CTTCAGGTGGCGTTTGCAGACTGTGCCGCAGATATCAAATTCACTTACGAGAGCCAGGATGCCAGACAGACTGCTCCTGATTGGCCAGCCAACTCTCTGAACTGTATAGCTGTCCTCTTTTTAAGGGCTGGGAGAACCCAGGAAGCCTG GAAAATGTTGGGGCTTTTCAGGAAGCATAATAAGATCCCTGG aaataAGTTGCTGAATGAGTTTATGGATTCTGCAAAAGCATCCAACAGTCCTGCCCAGGCCATTGAGGTAGTGAAGCTGGCAGGTGCCTTCAGCTTGCCTATTTGTGAAGGCCTCACCCAGAGAGTGATGGCTGACTTTGCAATCAGCCAGGAACAAAA GGAAGCCCTGGGAAACCTAACGTCACTGACCAGTGACAGCGACAGCGACAGTGACATCAGTGAAGGCATATAA
- the PTCD3 gene encoding small ribosomal subunit protein mS39 isoform X1: MLREEAKDGGSSDQSLAGVPLQALPEAEGSAGKSVWTDSLLQVRDAWRIPEKEAPGRLPPLCQPFSGSWGTRFYSGSATLPKVEGTNITGIEEVVIPRKKTWDKVAVLQALASTVSRDPTAAPYAFQDDPYLIPASSMESRLFLLAKKSGENAAKFIINLHPKYFQKDIAEPHIPCLMPEYFEPQIEDISEAALKERIKLKKVKASVDMFDQLLQAGTTVSLETSNSLLDLLCYYGDREPSTDNHFQQSGKSEELEEDTGENDKKSKKADDQFGVTWRAKNNAERIFALIPEKNSYSYCTMIRGMVKHRALMQALNLYAELLNNRFKADVYTFNALIEATALNMNEKSEDKWNNILELLKQMAAQKVKPNLQTFNTILKCLRRFQAFGRLPALQTFREMKAIGIEPSLATYHHVIQLFYHHENPSKGSSRIIYDIMNEITGQKFTPKDPDDDMFFQSAMRVCSFLRDLELAYQVHGLLNTGDNWKFIGPDHRRNFYYSKFFSLLCLMEQIDVTLKWYKDLVPSVFFPRSQTLIDLLQALDVANRLEVIPQIWKDSKEYGHTFRSDLKEEILMLMARDQHPPELQVAFADCAADIKFTYESQDARQTAPDWPANSLNCIAVLFLRAGRTQEAWKMLGLFRKHNKIPGNKLLNEFMDSAKASNSPAQAIEVVKLAGAFSLPICEGLTQRVMADFAISQEQKEALGNLTSLTSDSDSDSDISEGI; encoded by the exons ATGCTACGCGAAGAAGCCAAAGATGGCGGCAGCAGCGACCAGTCGCTGGCTGGGGTTCCGCTGCAGGCTTTGCCTGAAGCTGAGGGGTCAGCGGGCAAGTCCGTGTGGACAGATTCCCTGCTGCAGGTACGAGATGCTTGGAGAATCCCTGAGAAAGAGGCCCCTGGCCGACTTCCTCCACTGTGTCAGCCTTTCTCTGGGAGCTGGGGAACTAG attttattcTGGAAGTGCAACCCTCCCAAAGGTTGAAGGAACTAATATAAcag ggATTGAAGAAGTGGTCAttccaagaaagaaaacttg GGATAAAGTGGCTGTTCTTCAAGCACTTGCATCCACAGTGAGTAGG GACCCCACAGCTGCCCCTTACGCATTTCAGGATGATCCTTACCTCATACCAGCATCCTCTATGGAATCT CGTTTGTTTTTACTGGCAAAGAAGTCTGGAGAGAACGCAGCAaagtttattattaatttacaTCCCAAATATTTTCAGAAGGACATAGCTGAACCTCATATACCG TGTTTAATGCCCGAGTACTTTGAACCTCAGATTGAAGATATAAGCGAAGCAGCCTTGAAGGAAAGAATCAAGCTCAAAAAAGTCAAAGCCTCTGTGGACATGTTTGATCAACTCTTGCAAGCAG GAACCACTGTATCTTTGGAAACAAGTAACAGTCTCTTGGACTTACTGTGTTATTATGGTGACCGGGAGCCCTCAACTGATAATCATTTTCAGCAAAGTGGAAAATCAGAGGAGCTG GAAGAGGACACAGGAGAAAATGATAAGAAATCTAAGAAGGCTGATGATCAGTTTGGAGTCACATGGAG GGCAAAAAACAATGCTGAGAGAATCTTTGCTCTAATCCCAGAAAAAAACTCCTATTCCTACTGCACAATGATCCGAGGAATGGTGAAG CACCGAGCTCTTATGCAGGCATTAAACTTGTATGCTGAATTATTAAACAACAGATTCAAGG CTGATGTGTACACCTTCAATGCACTGATTGAAGCAACAGCATTGAATATGAATGAGAAATCAGAGGACAAATGGAATAATATACTG GAGCTCCTAAAACAAATGGCTGCACAGAAGGTGAAACCAAATCTGCAAACATTTAATACTATTCTGAAATGCCTCCGAAGATTTCAGGCATTTGGAAGATTGCCAGCCTTACAGACCTTTCGTGAAATGAAAGCCATCGGAATAG AACCCTCGCTGGCAACATACCACCATGTTATCCAGTTGTTTTATCACCATG AAAACCCTTCAAAAGGATCATCCCGCATCATCTATGATATTATGAATGAAATAACAGGACAGAAATTTACCCCAAAGGACCCAGATGACG atatgtTTTTTCAGTCGGCCATGAGAGTT TGCTCATTTCTCAGAGATCTAGAACTTGCTTATCAAGTACATGGCCTTTTAAACACTGGAGACAACTGGAAATTCATTGGACCAGATCATCGGCGTAATTTCTATTA TTCTAAGTTTTTCAGTTTGCTTTGTCTCATGGAACAAATTGATGTCACCTTGAAGTGGTATAAGGACCTGGTACCTTCC GTATTCTTTCCCCGTTCCCAAACTTTGATAGATCTTCTCCAAGCATTGGATGTGGCCAACCGACTAGAAGTGATTCCTCAAATTTGGAAAG aTAGTAAAGAATATGGTCACACTTTTCGCAGTGACCTCAAAGAAGAGATTCTGATGCTCATGGCGAGGGATCAGCACCCACCAGAG CTTCAGGTGGCGTTTGCAGACTGTGCCGCAGATATCAAATTCACTTACGAGAGCCAGGATGCCAGACAGACTGCTCCTGATTGGCCAGCCAACTCTCTGAACTGTATAGCTGTCCTCTTTTTAAGGGCTGGGAGAACCCAGGAAGCCTG GAAAATGTTGGGGCTTTTCAGGAAGCATAATAAGATCCCTGG aaataAGTTGCTGAATGAGTTTATGGATTCTGCAAAAGCATCCAACAGTCCTGCCCAGGCCATTGAGGTAGTGAAGCTGGCAGGTGCCTTCAGCTTGCCTATTTGTGAAGGCCTCACCCAGAGAGTGATGGCTGACTTTGCAATCAGCCAGGAACAAAA GGAAGCCCTGGGAAACCTAACGTCACTGACCAGTGACAGCGACAGCGACAGTGACATCAGTGAAGGCATATAA